The Benincasa hispida cultivar B227 chromosome 11, ASM972705v1, whole genome shotgun sequence genome has a segment encoding these proteins:
- the LOC120091631 gene encoding enhancer of mRNA-decapping protein 4 isoform X1: MASPGNPNPNPTNPPFDVQKFFKPTISNPTPTSQNPTLMNSPPFPPPSSSYPPPTGPFSYPLQNAPFHHPYHPPHHPNQVPYSQDQFSNLHHQRSLSYPTPPLQPSPPPVNMVVPQNNPAQSSGARIMAMIRAPGSNLEQLPQPPAPLGSMPSPSSGVPESSAPPNVPIMTTIPMMQGVNPGISPTGPVRMPSSKLPKGRHLIGDHVVYDVNVRLQGEIQPQLEVTPITKYGSDPQLVLGRQIAVNKTYICYGLKQGNIRVLNINTALRSLFRGHEKRVTDMAFFAEDVHLLASVDVGGRVYVWKISEGPDEETKPQITGKVVISLHMEGGEGEIVHPRVCWHCHKQEVLVVGFGKAVLRIDTTKVGKGESFSAEAPLKFSLDKLIDGVQLVGKHDGEVTELSMCQWMTSRLVSASMDGTIKIWEDRKASPLLVLRPHDGQPVNAATFLTAPNRPDHIILITAGPLNREVKIWSSASEEGWLLPSDAESWKCTQTLELKSSAESQVEEAFFNQIVALSQAGLLLLANAKKNAIYAIHLDYGLNPASTRMDYIAEFTVTMPILSFTGTSEILDRLTHIVQVYCVQTQAIQQYALDLSQCLPPPLDNVGLEKADSNVSQDSAGVEGLAALFPSGSKPTDIPFTSSTPRGSLLVNGSDSASAERYPASTMSQDAASVANTESKPATLSPVASNTDIVSPASPPLPLSPRLSRNLSGFRSPVVAFDPITAVSDHAAERRGNDYPVNRQMDAIHPNLSEVSSLDDESRNSEEKISREDLSNVLNPPIVFKHPTHLITPSEILMAVSSSDTTNIIEGKSEGETNIQDLVVNNDVEDTELEVKEVGEMKSPQNGEYGSRGEPQNLSLENKEKYFCSQASDLGMEVARECSALSSETYVIEEAPQVDATNIMDSEVDSQAGEGDRTLAKDVSEKVSESSISTTPQIPTPSTKGKKNKGKNSQLSGLVSPSPSAFNSNESSTEPCGSSSLPPPEAAFPPLLAIQDTLNQIMSTQKEMQKQMQMTFAVPVTKEGKRLEAALGRSMEKALKANNDALWARIQEESAKNEKLLRETTQKITSLVANFVNKDLPVFLEKALKKEMSAIGPAVVRTITPAIEKTISSTIADSFQRGVGDKAVNQLEKSVNSKLEATVARQIQAQFQTSGKQALQDALKSSFEASLIPAFEMSCKTMFEQVDSTFQKGLVEHSAAAQQHFDSSHSPLALALRDAINSASTIAQSLSGELAEGQRKLIALATAGANGSSINPLVTQLSNGPLGALHEKVEVPLDPTKELSRLLSERKYEEAFTAALQRSDVNIVSWLCSQVDLRAVLANPLALSQGVLLSLLQQLACDINKDRSRKIAWMTEVAAAVNPTDPMIAMHIRPIFEQVYQILNHQRTLPTVSPVELTGIRIIMHLVNSMMVTCK, translated from the exons ATGGCTTCCCCTGGGAATCCAAACCCAAATCCAACAAACCCACCATTTGATGTTCAGAAATTCTTTAAACCCACCATTTCAAACCCTACGCCGACCTCCCAAAACCCTACCCTCATGAATTCACCTCCATTTCCGCCTCCTTCTTCCTCTTACCCTCCTCCCACTGGTCCTTTCTCTTACCCACTTCAGAACGCCCCATTTCATCATCCTTATCATCCTCCTCATCATCCCAATCAAGTTCCGTACTCTCAAGACCAATTCTCTAACCTTCATCATCAGCGCTCTCTTTCTTACCCTACTCCACCGCTTCAGCCTTCTCCTCCTCCGGTCAATATGGTTGTCCCTCAGAACAATCCGGCTCAGAGCTCTGGTGCTCGGATAATGGCGATGATTAGAGCCCCTGGTTCTAATCTTGAACAACTCCCCCAGCCCCCTGCTCCATTGGGTTCGATGCCGTCTCCTTCTTCGGGTGTTCCTGAATCTTCAGCGCCTCCTAATGTTCCCATCATGACTACTATTCCCATGATGCAGGGGGTCAATCCTGGCATTTCGCCTACTGGGCCGGTTCGAATGCCGAGCAGTAAGCTTCCGAAAGGGCGGCATTTGATCGGTGATCATGTGGTGTATGATGTGAATGTTAGGTTGCAAGGAGAGATCCAGCCACAGCTCGAAGTGACGCCCATTACCAAATATGGTTCAGATCCTCAGCTTGTGTTGGGACGTCAAATTGCGGTCAACAAGACATATATATgctatggattgaaacaagggAACATTCGAGTTCTTAATATCAATACCGCTCTAAGATCTTTGTTTCGTGGCCATGAAAag AGGGTCACTGACATGGCATTCTTCGCCGAAGATGTTCACCTTTTGGCTAG TGTTGATGTAGGTGGACGAGTTTATGTTTGGAAGATATCAGAGGGCCCTGATGAAGAAACTAAGCCACAAATCACTGGGAAAGTTGTTATCTCCCTTCATATGGAAGGAGGGGAAGGGGAAATTGTGCATCCACGAGTTTGCTGGCATTGTCACAAACag GAAGTTTTGGTAGTTGGATTTGGGAAGGCTGTTCTCAGAATTGACACAACCAAAGTTGGGAAGGGTGAAAGCTTTTCTGCTGAAGCTcctctcaaattttctcttgatAAGCTGATTGATGGTGTCCAGCTTGTTGGGAAGCATGATGGAGAAGTGACCGAATTGTCCATGTGCCAGTGGATGACTTCTCGTTTGGTTTCTGCTTCTATGGATGGAACG ATCAAAATTTGGGAAGATCGCAAGGCATCACCTTTGCTGGTTTTGAGACCACATGATGGCCAACCAGTTAATGCGGCCACTTTTTTGACTGCTCCTAATCGACCAGATCACATCATACTCATAACAGCT GGGCCTCTGAATCGGGAAGTGAAAATATGGTCATCTGCAAGTGAGGAAGGTTGGCTGCTACCTAGTGATGCTGAATCATGGAAATGCACCCAGACCCTGGAATTGAAGAGTTCAGCTGAAAGTCAAGTTGAAGAGgctttctttaatcaaattgtAGCATTGTCTCAAGCTGGCCTTCTTTTGCTTGCTAATGCTAAGAAGAATGCTATATATGCAATTCACTTGGATTATGGTCTTAATCCAGCCTCGACACGGATGGATTACATAGCAGAGTTTACTGTTACGATGCCCATTTTAAGTTTTACTGGAACAAGTGAAATATTAGACCGTCTAACACATATTGTCCAGGTTTATTGTGTACAAACACAAGCCATACAACAGTATGCTTTAGACTTATCTCAGTGCTTGCCCCCACCATTGGACAATGTGGGATTAGAGAAGGCAGATTCTAATGTTTCACAGGATTCTGCTGGTGTTGAAGGACTGGCTGCATTGTTTCCTTCTGGAAGCAAACCAACTGACATACCCTTCACTAGTTCTACACCCAGGGGTTCGCTGCTAGTCAATGGCTCTGACAGTGCTAGTGCAGAAAGATATCCTGCCAGCACCATGTCTCAAGATGCAGCATCCGTTGCTAATACAGAATCTAAACCTGCTACTCTGTCACCTGTAGCTAGTAACACGGACATTGTCTCTCCTGCGTCACCTCCTCTTCCTTTGAGCCCGCGCTTATCTAGAAATCTGTCTGGTTTTAGAAGTCCAGTGGTTGCATTTGATCCCATTACTGCAGTTAGTGATCATGCTGCTGAGCGACGTGGTAATGACTATCCAGTCAACCGACAAATGGATGCCATTCACCCAAATTTGTCTGAAGTGTCTTCCTTGGATGATGAGTCCAGAAACAGTGAGGAGAAAATTTCACGGGAAGATCTGTCTAATGTCCTTAATCCTCCTATAGTGTTTAAGCATCCTACTCATCTTATTACCCCCTCTGAGATATTGATGGCTGTTTCTTCCTCTGACACAACTAATATCATTGAAGGTAAGAGTGAGGGGGAGACAAATATCCAGGATTTAGTGGTTAACAATGATGTTGAAGATACGGAGCTAGAGGTTAAAGAGGTAGGTGAAATGAAGTCTCCTCAGAACGGTGAATATGGTAGTAGAGGTGAGCCTCAAAACCTCTCTCTCGAGAACAAGGAAAAATATTTCTGCTCACAAGCTTCAGATCTTGGTATGGAAGTGGCCCGAGAGTGTAGTGCACTATCATCTGAAACTTATGTCATTGAGGAAGCCCCGCAAGTTGATGCTACTAATATAATGGACTCAGAGGTAGATTCCCAAGCTGGTGAGGGAGATAGAACGTTGGCCAAAGATGTGTCTGAAAAGGTTTCTGAATCATCTATATCAACCACTCCGCAAATTCCAACACCTAgtacaaaggggaagaagaacaAGGGGAAAAATTCTCAACTGTCAGGCTTGGTTTCCCCATCTCCAAGTGCTTTCAATTCCAATGAATCTTCCACTGAACCTTGCGGTAGTTCAAGTCTTCCCCCACCTGAAGCAGCTTTTCCTCCTTTACTAGCCATCCAGGATACGTTAAATCAG ATAATGAGCACTCAGAAAGAAATGCAAAAGCAGATGCAGATGACATTTGCAGTTCCAGTCACTAAAGAAGGTAAAAGGCTGGAGGCAGCTCTTGGACGAAGCATGGAGAAGGCCTTGAAAGCGAATAATGATGCATTATGGGCTCGGATTCAGGAAGAAAGtgctaaaaatgagaaattgtTGCGAGAAACTACACAAAAAATAACTAGTTTAGTTGCAAACTTTGTGAACAAGGACTTGCCTGTCTTTTTAGAGAAAGCTCTGAAGAAGGAAATGTCTGCCATTGGACCTGCTGTGGTTCGCACAATTACACCAGCTATTGAGAAAACAATTTCTTCTACCATCGCAGATTCTTTCCAG AGAGGAGTAGGTGATAAGGCAGTAAATCAATTAGAGAAATCTGTTAACTCAAAGCTTGAAGCTACTGTTGCTAGGCAAATCCAAGCGCAGTTTCAAACCTCTGGGAAGCAAGCTCTGCAG GATGCATTAAAATCTAGTTTTGAAGCATCATTAATTCCTGCCTTTGAAATGTCGTGCAAAACCATGTTTGAGCAAGTAGATTCTACCTTTCAGAAAGGACTGGTTGAACATTCAGCTGCAGCACAGCAGCACTTCGACTCTTCACATTCTCCATTGGCACTTGCTTTGAGG GATGCTATAAATTCAGCATCAACAATTGCACAGTCCTTGAGTGGTGAATTGGCTGAAGGCCAAAGAAAACTGATAGCCCTTGCAACTGCAGGAGCAAATGGTAGTTCGATAAATCCTTTAGTTACCCAACTAAGCAACGGACCATTGGGTGCTCTCCATGAGAAG GTTGAGGTTCCTCTGGATCCTACCAAAGAACTGTCAAGATTGTTATCTGAAAGGAAATATGAGGAAGCTTTCACTGCTGCTTTACAGAGAAGTGATGTGAACATTGTCTCTTGGTTATGTTCTCAG GTTGATCTTAGAGCCGTTCTGGCAAATCCCCTTGCTTTGAGTCAAGGAGTACTGCTGTCCCTTTTGCAACAATTAGCATGTGATATCAACAAGGATAGATCCCGAAAAATTGCATGGATGACTGAAGTGGCTGCTGCTGTTAATCCCACCGACCCGATGATAGCGATGCACATACGACCCATCTTCGAACAGGTGTATCAGATTTTGAACCATCAACGGACCTTGCCAACTGTTTCTCCAGTCGAGCTCACTGGCATTCGTATAATCATGCATCTTGTCAACTCCATGATGGTAACTTGTAAATGA
- the LOC120091631 gene encoding enhancer of mRNA-decapping protein 4 isoform X2 yields MTLIERVTDMAFFAEDVHLLASVDVGGRVYVWKISEGPDEETKPQITGKVVISLHMEGGEGEIVHPRVCWHCHKQEVLVVGFGKAVLRIDTTKVGKGESFSAEAPLKFSLDKLIDGVQLVGKHDGEVTELSMCQWMTSRLVSASMDGTIKIWEDRKASPLLVLRPHDGQPVNAATFLTAPNRPDHIILITAGPLNREVKIWSSASEEGWLLPSDAESWKCTQTLELKSSAESQVEEAFFNQIVALSQAGLLLLANAKKNAIYAIHLDYGLNPASTRMDYIAEFTVTMPILSFTGTSEILDRLTHIVQVYCVQTQAIQQYALDLSQCLPPPLDNVGLEKADSNVSQDSAGVEGLAALFPSGSKPTDIPFTSSTPRGSLLVNGSDSASAERYPASTMSQDAASVANTESKPATLSPVASNTDIVSPASPPLPLSPRLSRNLSGFRSPVVAFDPITAVSDHAAERRGNDYPVNRQMDAIHPNLSEVSSLDDESRNSEEKISREDLSNVLNPPIVFKHPTHLITPSEILMAVSSSDTTNIIEGKSEGETNIQDLVVNNDVEDTELEVKEVGEMKSPQNGEYGSRGEPQNLSLENKEKYFCSQASDLGMEVARECSALSSETYVIEEAPQVDATNIMDSEVDSQAGEGDRTLAKDVSEKVSESSISTTPQIPTPSTKGKKNKGKNSQLSGLVSPSPSAFNSNESSTEPCGSSSLPPPEAAFPPLLAIQDTLNQIMSTQKEMQKQMQMTFAVPVTKEGKRLEAALGRSMEKALKANNDALWARIQEESAKNEKLLRETTQKITSLVANFVNKDLPVFLEKALKKEMSAIGPAVVRTITPAIEKTISSTIADSFQRGVGDKAVNQLEKSVNSKLEATVARQIQAQFQTSGKQALQDALKSSFEASLIPAFEMSCKTMFEQVDSTFQKGLVEHSAAAQQHFDSSHSPLALALRDAINSASTIAQSLSGELAEGQRKLIALATAGANGSSINPLVTQLSNGPLGALHEKVEVPLDPTKELSRLLSERKYEEAFTAALQRSDVNIVSWLCSQVDLRAVLANPLALSQGVLLSLLQQLACDINKDRSRKIAWMTEVAAAVNPTDPMIAMHIRPIFEQVYQILNHQRTLPTVSPVELTGIRIIMHLVNSMMVTCK; encoded by the exons ATGACTTTGATTGAA AGGGTCACTGACATGGCATTCTTCGCCGAAGATGTTCACCTTTTGGCTAG TGTTGATGTAGGTGGACGAGTTTATGTTTGGAAGATATCAGAGGGCCCTGATGAAGAAACTAAGCCACAAATCACTGGGAAAGTTGTTATCTCCCTTCATATGGAAGGAGGGGAAGGGGAAATTGTGCATCCACGAGTTTGCTGGCATTGTCACAAACag GAAGTTTTGGTAGTTGGATTTGGGAAGGCTGTTCTCAGAATTGACACAACCAAAGTTGGGAAGGGTGAAAGCTTTTCTGCTGAAGCTcctctcaaattttctcttgatAAGCTGATTGATGGTGTCCAGCTTGTTGGGAAGCATGATGGAGAAGTGACCGAATTGTCCATGTGCCAGTGGATGACTTCTCGTTTGGTTTCTGCTTCTATGGATGGAACG ATCAAAATTTGGGAAGATCGCAAGGCATCACCTTTGCTGGTTTTGAGACCACATGATGGCCAACCAGTTAATGCGGCCACTTTTTTGACTGCTCCTAATCGACCAGATCACATCATACTCATAACAGCT GGGCCTCTGAATCGGGAAGTGAAAATATGGTCATCTGCAAGTGAGGAAGGTTGGCTGCTACCTAGTGATGCTGAATCATGGAAATGCACCCAGACCCTGGAATTGAAGAGTTCAGCTGAAAGTCAAGTTGAAGAGgctttctttaatcaaattgtAGCATTGTCTCAAGCTGGCCTTCTTTTGCTTGCTAATGCTAAGAAGAATGCTATATATGCAATTCACTTGGATTATGGTCTTAATCCAGCCTCGACACGGATGGATTACATAGCAGAGTTTACTGTTACGATGCCCATTTTAAGTTTTACTGGAACAAGTGAAATATTAGACCGTCTAACACATATTGTCCAGGTTTATTGTGTACAAACACAAGCCATACAACAGTATGCTTTAGACTTATCTCAGTGCTTGCCCCCACCATTGGACAATGTGGGATTAGAGAAGGCAGATTCTAATGTTTCACAGGATTCTGCTGGTGTTGAAGGACTGGCTGCATTGTTTCCTTCTGGAAGCAAACCAACTGACATACCCTTCACTAGTTCTACACCCAGGGGTTCGCTGCTAGTCAATGGCTCTGACAGTGCTAGTGCAGAAAGATATCCTGCCAGCACCATGTCTCAAGATGCAGCATCCGTTGCTAATACAGAATCTAAACCTGCTACTCTGTCACCTGTAGCTAGTAACACGGACATTGTCTCTCCTGCGTCACCTCCTCTTCCTTTGAGCCCGCGCTTATCTAGAAATCTGTCTGGTTTTAGAAGTCCAGTGGTTGCATTTGATCCCATTACTGCAGTTAGTGATCATGCTGCTGAGCGACGTGGTAATGACTATCCAGTCAACCGACAAATGGATGCCATTCACCCAAATTTGTCTGAAGTGTCTTCCTTGGATGATGAGTCCAGAAACAGTGAGGAGAAAATTTCACGGGAAGATCTGTCTAATGTCCTTAATCCTCCTATAGTGTTTAAGCATCCTACTCATCTTATTACCCCCTCTGAGATATTGATGGCTGTTTCTTCCTCTGACACAACTAATATCATTGAAGGTAAGAGTGAGGGGGAGACAAATATCCAGGATTTAGTGGTTAACAATGATGTTGAAGATACGGAGCTAGAGGTTAAAGAGGTAGGTGAAATGAAGTCTCCTCAGAACGGTGAATATGGTAGTAGAGGTGAGCCTCAAAACCTCTCTCTCGAGAACAAGGAAAAATATTTCTGCTCACAAGCTTCAGATCTTGGTATGGAAGTGGCCCGAGAGTGTAGTGCACTATCATCTGAAACTTATGTCATTGAGGAAGCCCCGCAAGTTGATGCTACTAATATAATGGACTCAGAGGTAGATTCCCAAGCTGGTGAGGGAGATAGAACGTTGGCCAAAGATGTGTCTGAAAAGGTTTCTGAATCATCTATATCAACCACTCCGCAAATTCCAACACCTAgtacaaaggggaagaagaacaAGGGGAAAAATTCTCAACTGTCAGGCTTGGTTTCCCCATCTCCAAGTGCTTTCAATTCCAATGAATCTTCCACTGAACCTTGCGGTAGTTCAAGTCTTCCCCCACCTGAAGCAGCTTTTCCTCCTTTACTAGCCATCCAGGATACGTTAAATCAG ATAATGAGCACTCAGAAAGAAATGCAAAAGCAGATGCAGATGACATTTGCAGTTCCAGTCACTAAAGAAGGTAAAAGGCTGGAGGCAGCTCTTGGACGAAGCATGGAGAAGGCCTTGAAAGCGAATAATGATGCATTATGGGCTCGGATTCAGGAAGAAAGtgctaaaaatgagaaattgtTGCGAGAAACTACACAAAAAATAACTAGTTTAGTTGCAAACTTTGTGAACAAGGACTTGCCTGTCTTTTTAGAGAAAGCTCTGAAGAAGGAAATGTCTGCCATTGGACCTGCTGTGGTTCGCACAATTACACCAGCTATTGAGAAAACAATTTCTTCTACCATCGCAGATTCTTTCCAG AGAGGAGTAGGTGATAAGGCAGTAAATCAATTAGAGAAATCTGTTAACTCAAAGCTTGAAGCTACTGTTGCTAGGCAAATCCAAGCGCAGTTTCAAACCTCTGGGAAGCAAGCTCTGCAG GATGCATTAAAATCTAGTTTTGAAGCATCATTAATTCCTGCCTTTGAAATGTCGTGCAAAACCATGTTTGAGCAAGTAGATTCTACCTTTCAGAAAGGACTGGTTGAACATTCAGCTGCAGCACAGCAGCACTTCGACTCTTCACATTCTCCATTGGCACTTGCTTTGAGG GATGCTATAAATTCAGCATCAACAATTGCACAGTCCTTGAGTGGTGAATTGGCTGAAGGCCAAAGAAAACTGATAGCCCTTGCAACTGCAGGAGCAAATGGTAGTTCGATAAATCCTTTAGTTACCCAACTAAGCAACGGACCATTGGGTGCTCTCCATGAGAAG GTTGAGGTTCCTCTGGATCCTACCAAAGAACTGTCAAGATTGTTATCTGAAAGGAAATATGAGGAAGCTTTCACTGCTGCTTTACAGAGAAGTGATGTGAACATTGTCTCTTGGTTATGTTCTCAG GTTGATCTTAGAGCCGTTCTGGCAAATCCCCTTGCTTTGAGTCAAGGAGTACTGCTGTCCCTTTTGCAACAATTAGCATGTGATATCAACAAGGATAGATCCCGAAAAATTGCATGGATGACTGAAGTGGCTGCTGCTGTTAATCCCACCGACCCGATGATAGCGATGCACATACGACCCATCTTCGAACAGGTGTATCAGATTTTGAACCATCAACGGACCTTGCCAACTGTTTCTCCAGTCGAGCTCACTGGCATTCGTATAATCATGCATCTTGTCAACTCCATGATGGTAACTTGTAAATGA